CCGACCAGGGCCTCGCGCGTGGCGTCGAGCGCCGCGGCGAGGCGCTGGGTCAGGAACTGCCCGTGGTGCAGGGCCGCGCCGGGGAGCGGCAGCGGGTTCTCGCGCGGGTGGTCGAGCTCGGCCCGCAGGGCGGCCTCGAGCCCTCCGAGCGCCGCGGTGGCCACGCCGTGGACCTGGGGGAGGGTGCGCAGCGCGAACGGGTCCTGGAGGCGCGCGCCGCGCTCGGACGCGGCGTCGAGCAGGGCGGTCAGGCGGGCGGCGACCGCGGCGGCCTCCGGGTCCCGGCGCTCGTCGAAGACCCGGGGGTCGTAGGCCTCGCGCGCGCCGCGCAGCGCGAGGCAGGAGAGGGCGGCGACGCGCTCGGCGGCGGCCAGCACCCCGACGAGGTCCGCGTGGACCAGCGCGCCGGTGCCCACGGTGGCGGCGTTGCTGCTGAGGAAGGGCAGCGCGTCGGAGACGGCCGGGACCGCGGGAGGGGGCGCCGCGCCGCGCCACGGCCCCTCGCCGACCAGGGCCAGCGCGAGCTCGGCCAGGACGGACAGGTCGGCGGTCCCCACCGCGCCGTACTCGTGCAGGACGGGGACCGCGCCCGCCACCACGGCGCCTTCGAGGGCCACGGCCAGCGCCGGCGAGACCCCGGACGGGCCGGCCGCCAGCTGGGCCAGGCGGGCCAGCAGGACGGCCCGGGCGTCGGCGTCGTCGAGCTCGGGGCCGAAGCGCGCCGCGTGGCTGCGCCACAGCCGGAGCGGGACGCCGCCGTCCGCGTCCACCGCGACGTCGCGCAGCGCCCCGACGCCCGTGCTGAGACCGTAGACCTCGCCGCCCGCGGCCAGCTCCGCGAGCTGTCGGCTGCCCTCGTCCAGCGCCGTCAGGGCGGCGTCGGTGAGCAGCGGGGCGACGGGCTCCCGGCCGCGGGCCTGGGCGACGAGCGAGCGGAGCTCCACCGCCGTCAGCCGCGGACGACCTGCTCGATGGGCGTGGGGCCGGGGACCGTCGGCAGCCCGGCCGCGCGCCAGGCGTGGATGCCGCCGATGAGGTCGGACGCGTCCACCCCCAGCGAGACCAGCGCGGCGGTGGCGAGCGAGGAGGTGTAGCCCTCGGTGCAGTAGACGACCCAGCGCTCGGTGGTGTCGGCCAGCGGGATCCGCGCGTCCGACTCCGGGTGCAGCCGCCATTCGAGGTGGTTGCGCTCCACCACGACCGCACCGGGGATCTCGCCGTCCGCGCGCCGCTGCCACTCGGGTCGGATGTCCACCAGCCGGGCGCCCTCGCGGACGGCCTCGGCGGCCGCCTCGGGCTCGAGCCGGACGATGTCGGCGCGGGCCGCCTCGAGCAGCTCGTCGACGGAGGAGTACCTGGCGCTCACGGGTGCAGTCGTACCACAGCTCTCGACACGCCAGCGGCACTAGTAGGCAATGTTGACCAACTAACTCCGGTTTATGGCACCATCGTCCGGTGAGCACCACCTTCCCCGGGCCCGCGGTCAGCGGGCGCCAGTTGTCGCTCGCCGAGCTGCGGGCCGTGGTCGCCGAGTACGCCGAGCGCGTGCGCGACGGTCAGCACGTCGCGGAGTACCACACCGAGGACCGCTACCACGTCCGCATCCACCAGGACGACGACGTCGACGTGTGGCTGATCAGCTGGACCACCGAGCAGGGCACCGAGCTGCACGACCACGGCGGCTCCTCGGGTGCGTTCACCGTGGTCAGCGGCACCCTGACCGAGTACGTCTGGAGCGGCCCGCGCCACGACGCGCGCGGCATGCTCGTCAACGACCAGCGCCGGGTCGGGGACACCGTCGCCTTCGGGCCGGCGTACGTCCACGACGTGCGCAACCACCAGGTCCCGCCGGCGGTGAGCGTGCACGCCTACTCCCCGCCGATCAGCCTCATGCACTTCTACGACGCCTCCGGCGGCAACCTGCTGCGCTGGGCCTCGAACTGGACCGACGACCCGGAGGCGCCCGCGCCGGAGCGCGAGCCGGGTACCGCCCGGTCGTGACGACGACACCGGACGAGCACGCCCCCGACCCGGACGAGACCACCATCGACCCGACCCAGCCGGGGGAGCAGGTGACCGAGGACCTGCCCGGGGAGGGCTGACCCGGGCCGGTGTGACCCGGCGAACAGGCATAGCGTCGGCCGGGTGCGGCGGTCGTGGGTGGTGTGGGGCGTCGGCCTCGCGGCCTACCTCCTGGCCATCTTCCACCGCTCCAGCCTGGCCGTGGCCGGGCTGGCCGCGGCCGACCGCTTCGACATCAGCGCGTCCCAGCTCGCGACGTTCACCATGCTCCAGCTGCTGGTGTACGCCGCGATGCAGATCCCGGTCGGGCTGCTGGTGGACCGGTACGGCGCGCGGACGGTCATGCTCACCGGCGCGGTCGTGCTGGCCCTCTCGCAGGCGGGCTTCGCCGTGGCCCAGAGCTACGGGGCGGCGCTGCTGGCCCGGACCTTCGTCGGGATGGGCGACGCGCTCACCTGGATCTGCCTGTTGCGGCTGGTGGTCAGCTGGTTCCCCGGCCGGCGGGTCCCGCTGGTCACCGCGCTGTCCGGCACCGTCGGCCAGCTCGGGGCCATCGCCGCGGCCACCCCGATGACCTGGGCGCTGGGGCACCTCGGCTGGACGCCGGCGTACCTCTTCGCGGCCGGTGTCAGCGTGGTCGTCGCCGCCGCCGTCGCGGTGCTGGTCCACGACGCCCCCGAGGGCCGGGTCCTGCGCGGGCCGCGGCTGACCCTGGCCACCGTGCGCGAGCGGCTGGCCGCCAGCTGGGCGCAGCCGGGCACGCGGCTCGGCTTCTGGATGCACTTCGTCACGCCGTGCAGCGCCAACGCGTTCACGCTGCTGTGGGGCTTCCCGTTCCTGGTCAAGGGCGAGGGGCTGAGCGAGGGCCAGGCCGGACTGCTGCTGAGCCTGGTCGTGGTGGCCTTCATGTACAGCGGCCCCACCATCGGCTGGCTCATCGGGCAGCACCCGTGGCACCGGTCGACCACGGTGCTGGTCATCACCTGGGCGATCGTCGCGACCTGGACGGTGGTGCTGGCCTGGCCGGGCCACGCGCCGTTCTGGCTGCTCGTCGTGCTGACCCAGGTCGTAGGCATCGGGGGACCGGCGTCGATGATCGGCTTCGACCTGGCCCGCACGTCCAACCCGGCCGAGCGGCTGGCCAGCGCCAACGGGATCATCAACCAGGCCGGCTTCTCGGCCAGTCTGGTGGCGGTCGTCGCCATCGGGCTCGTCCTCGACTGGCGCACGCCCGGCGCCAGCACGGCCTACGACGCCGACGGGTTCCGCTGGGCGATGGCCACGCAGTACCCGCTCTGGGCGCTGGGCCTGGTCCAGGTCTGGCGCTACCGCCGTCGCACCCGCGCGGTGCTCAACCGCGCCGAGATGACAGCCAGCGTGCGAGGAGAGGGGTGAGCGCGAGGATGACCAGCAGGCGGCAGAGCTGGACGGCGAGCACGTAGGTCACGTCCGAGCCGGCGTCGGCCGCCGTGGACAGCACCGCGAACAGGCCGCCCGGCGTCGTCGCGAGGTACGCCGTGAGCCCGTCGACCGGGGTGGCCCAGGCCAGCAGCGCGCCGACGAGCGCGGTGGCCACGACCATGCCGACGATGAGGGCCAGCACCACCGGGAGCATCCGGGTGATGGCGGCCAGGCTGGCCCTCGTGAAGCGCAGGCCGACCTGCACGCCGATGAGCGCGAACGCGACGTACTGCACCGCGGTCGGCACCTGCACGTCGCCGAGCCGGCCCGAGAGCGCGAGGGCCACGGCGACGGCGAGCGGGCCGAGCAGCGCGGCGGTCGGGAAGCGGACCAGCCGGGCCAGCAGGCTGCCCAGGGCGAGGGACACCACGACGAAGACCAGGTCGCGCGGCAGGCCGGCGTCGGCGGCGGACAGCGAGCCCTGGCCGCGCTCGGGGTGGAAGACGACCGCGGTGACGACCGGCATGGTCAGCAGCACGACGAGGACGCGGAGGTACTGCACGACCGTCACGACCCGCTCGTCCGCGCCGAGGTCGCGCGCGACGGCCACGACCCCGGACGCGCCGCCGGCGATGAGCGAGAAGACGCCGGTCACCGGCGAGACGTCGCGGCGCAGCGCGAGCAGCCGGCCGGCCGCGACCGAGAGCGCCAGGGTCGCCACCATGACCAGCCCGATCGGGAGCGCGTCGTGGCCGATGCGCCGCAGCGCGGGCAGGCTCACGGCC
This genomic window from Nocardioides anomalus contains:
- a CDS encoding aromatic amino acid lyase, producing the protein MELRSLVAQARGREPVAPLLTDAALTALDEGSRQLAELAAGGEVYGLSTGVGALRDVAVDADGGVPLRLWRSHAARFGPELDDADARAVLLARLAQLAAGPSGVSPALAVALEGAVVAGAVPVLHEYGAVGTADLSVLAELALALVGEGPWRGAAPPPAVPAVSDALPFLSSNAATVGTGALVHADLVGVLAAAERVAALSCLALRGAREAYDPRVFDERRDPEAAAVAARLTALLDAASERGARLQDPFALRTLPQVHGVATAALGGLEAALRAELDHPRENPLPLPGAALHHGQFLTQRLAAALDATREALVGVVTLSQARLAALVDPRLSGLAAFLADGPPGSSGVMILEYVAADLAARVRGVALATTLTRTTLSLGLEETASHATQGVHAARAVAGLLPDLLACELLAAARALRLDPARVPDGGPAADLAHCALAALGDVPLADHPLGDELRAAADLVRDWAADPAVSRSAPPRGR
- a CDS encoding rhodanese-like domain-containing protein translates to MSARYSSVDELLEAARADIVRLEPEAAAEAVREGARLVDIRPEWQRRADGEIPGAVVVERNHLEWRLHPESDARIPLADTTERWVVYCTEGYTSSLATAALVSLGVDASDLIGGIHAWRAAGLPTVPGPTPIEQVVRG
- a CDS encoding cysteine dioxygenase translates to MSTTFPGPAVSGRQLSLAELRAVVAEYAERVRDGQHVAEYHTEDRYHVRIHQDDDVDVWLISWTTEQGTELHDHGGSSGAFTVVSGTLTEYVWSGPRHDARGMLVNDQRRVGDTVAFGPAYVHDVRNHQVPPAVSVHAYSPPISLMHFYDASGGNLLRWASNWTDDPEAPAPEREPGTARS
- a CDS encoding MFS transporter, producing the protein MRRSWVVWGVGLAAYLLAIFHRSSLAVAGLAAADRFDISASQLATFTMLQLLVYAAMQIPVGLLVDRYGARTVMLTGAVVLALSQAGFAVAQSYGAALLARTFVGMGDALTWICLLRLVVSWFPGRRVPLVTALSGTVGQLGAIAAATPMTWALGHLGWTPAYLFAAGVSVVVAAAVAVLVHDAPEGRVLRGPRLTLATVRERLAASWAQPGTRLGFWMHFVTPCSANAFTLLWGFPFLVKGEGLSEGQAGLLLSLVVVAFMYSGPTIGWLIGQHPWHRSTTVLVITWAIVATWTVVLAWPGHAPFWLLVVLTQVVGIGGPASMIGFDLARTSNPAERLASANGIINQAGFSASLVAVVAIGLVLDWRTPGASTAYDADGFRWAMATQYPLWALGLVQVWRYRRRTRAVLNRAEMTASVRGEG
- a CDS encoding AbrB family transcriptional regulator is translated as MTDRSPRAALALVVTVTVVLSVVLSLLHLPSAVLFASLIGGMAHALTSRTVLELPAWSYRLAQGAIGVVIGAAVSLPALRRIGHDALPIGLVMVATLALSVAAGRLLALRRDVSPVTGVFSLIAGGASGVVAVARDLGADERVVTVVQYLRVLVVLLTMPVVTAVVFHPERGQGSLSAADAGLPRDLVFVVVSLALGSLLARLVRFPTAALLGPLAVAVALALSGRLGDVQVPTAVQYVAFALIGVQVGLRFTRASLAAITRMLPVVLALIVGMVVATALVGALLAWATPVDGLTAYLATTPGGLFAVLSTAADAGSDVTYVLAVQLCRLLVILALTPLLARWLSSRRG